One region of Aurantimonas sp. HBX-1 genomic DNA includes:
- a CDS encoding sensor histidine kinase: MTGSSALAGRRILLVEDEIMVAWALEDMLDKLGCTVVGPAARVDQALALVGTDGLDAAVLDINLNGEESYPVADALAARGVPFLFSTGYHKSNLREAYRTLPLLQKPYERSALGNQLASLLSPGQTDTVEPDPASLIWDANRLRSATNAAGVGLWSWNIDDDEFTMDERSHALWGVGPGPITFEDLSSRIHPDDISKVRAAFMKAREVLGPYEADFRIQRSQEIRWVSAHGMGSNLNAAGRIMFGVFLDISKRMQAEEAREMLATEMGHRVKNLFAIAKALTKMSARSTTTSAEMSADLSRRLEALHQAHELVQPDPSRPGTAVALGDLLRVLLSPYVEDASNTGRITVAACDHVVGEASTMTMALILHELATNSLKYGALSAETGTVEIGCTAENGEVTLTWTENGGPPVATSRGNAGFGSQLVEKSISGQLGGSVAYDWSPSGLTATLRMRQTRLET, encoded by the coding sequence TTGACCGGGTCGAGCGCCCTCGCGGGGCGTCGCATCCTGCTGGTCGAAGACGAGATCATGGTCGCGTGGGCGCTGGAAGACATGCTCGACAAGCTGGGATGCACGGTCGTCGGTCCTGCAGCCCGAGTGGATCAGGCGCTGGCACTCGTCGGTACGGACGGCCTGGATGCTGCCGTTCTCGACATCAATCTGAACGGCGAGGAGAGCTACCCGGTCGCAGATGCCCTTGCCGCGCGTGGCGTCCCTTTCCTGTTCTCCACCGGCTATCACAAGAGCAATCTCCGGGAAGCCTATCGGACCCTGCCGCTGCTTCAGAAGCCCTACGAGCGATCCGCCTTGGGCAACCAGCTTGCCAGCCTGCTGTCTCCGGGACAGACAGACACGGTGGAGCCCGATCCCGCGAGTCTGATCTGGGACGCCAATCGTCTCCGGTCCGCGACGAATGCAGCCGGTGTGGGATTATGGTCGTGGAACATCGATGATGACGAGTTCACGATGGACGAGCGCTCACACGCGCTCTGGGGAGTGGGCCCCGGGCCCATTACATTCGAGGACCTGTCGTCCCGCATCCATCCCGACGACATTTCCAAGGTCCGGGCCGCGTTCATGAAGGCGCGGGAGGTTCTCGGTCCCTATGAGGCCGACTTCCGCATCCAGCGTTCGCAGGAGATCCGTTGGGTATCTGCCCACGGCATGGGCAGCAATCTCAACGCCGCTGGCCGGATCATGTTTGGGGTCTTCCTCGACATCTCCAAGCGGATGCAGGCGGAGGAGGCGCGGGAGATGCTGGCGACGGAGATGGGGCACAGGGTCAAGAACCTGTTCGCCATCGCGAAGGCGTTGACTAAGATGTCTGCGCGCTCGACCACCACGTCGGCCGAGATGTCCGCCGATCTGTCGCGCCGCCTGGAAGCGCTGCATCAGGCGCACGAGTTGGTCCAGCCCGATCCATCGCGTCCGGGAACCGCGGTAGCGCTGGGCGATCTGCTGAGGGTCCTTCTCTCGCCCTACGTCGAGGATGCCAGCAATACCGGTCGCATAACCGTGGCGGCATGCGACCACGTGGTCGGCGAGGCATCCACGATGACCATGGCGCTGATCCTTCATGAACTGGCGACAAATTCCCTGAAGTACGGCGCTCTCTCCGCGGAGACGGGCACCGTCGAGATCGGATGCACGGCGGAGAATGGCGAAGTGACGTTGACCTGGACCGAAAACGGCGGCCCTCCGGTGGCGACGTCGAGAGGCAATGCCGGGTTCGGCAGCCAGCTGGTGGAAAAGAGCATTTCAGGCCAGCTCGGCGGAAGCGTCGCTTACGACTGGTCCCCCAGCGGCCTCACCGCAACGTTGCGAATGCGTCAGACCAGACTGGAAACCTGA
- a CDS encoding DUF5677 domain-containing protein, whose protein sequence is MDEVDLSQKAPWGGKSLFDKAEAVGLGEAYLGAFAGPSHSVHGNWHEIYSNHLEWDEKGGYTPNLEWQYPRPQVLFAFCTLIIETLEVYFEFICGEQWNALFGEPLRDLFNRVALASNTHESYLGRKQWPEI, encoded by the coding sequence TTGGATGAGGTCGATCTTAGCCAGAAGGCTCCTTGGGGCGGAAAAAGCCTGTTCGACAAGGCGGAAGCCGTAGGCCTCGGCGAGGCCTACCTAGGAGCGTTTGCCGGGCCCTCACATAGTGTGCACGGAAACTGGCATGAGATTTACTCCAACCATCTCGAGTGGGACGAGAAGGGGGGCTATACTCCAAATCTCGAATGGCAGTATCCTAGACCGCAGGTTCTATTTGCCTTCTGCACACTGATCATCGAGACGCTTGAAGTTTATTTCGAATTTATCTGCGGTGAGCAATGGAATGCCTTGTTCGGCGAACCACTCCGCGACCTATTTAATCGCGTTGCGTTAGCGTCAAATACTCATGAATCATATTTGGGACGCAAGCAGTGGCCAGAAATTTGA
- a CDS encoding DUF5677 domain-containing protein — protein sequence MQPLTVENLPEIERTRVDADEMAAFEHEDDFTGLAVDLMIETGCWTCLAASTLGENQTWDRDRAAVCGNMVRLYKLIHTVLDQTTQKRQESAFIFARLVFETLVNIRYMVQNFHPKLIDEYVKYSLRHERKLRDRVLSNVAARNGIVLPIEDRILKSIDRSATAAQVILG from the coding sequence ATGCAACCGCTAACGGTCGAAAATCTTCCTGAAATTGAGAGGACCAGGGTCGATGCCGACGAGATGGCGGCATTCGAGCATGAAGACGATTTCACGGGCTTAGCCGTCGATCTGATGATCGAAACCGGTTGTTGGACTTGTTTGGCCGCGTCAACGCTCGGCGAGAACCAGACGTGGGATCGGGACCGAGCCGCGGTGTGCGGCAACATGGTTCGACTCTACAAGCTGATCCACACGGTGCTCGATCAAACTACGCAAAAGCGTCAGGAGTCGGCATTCATTTTTGCACGTCTCGTTTTCGAAACGCTGGTCAATATCCGATACATGGTTCAGAATTTCCATCCGAAACTTATTGACGAATACGTCAAATACTCGCTCCGCCACGAGCGCAAACTCCGCGACCGGGTATTGAGCAACGTAGCCGCCCGCAACGGCATCGTCCTCCCGATCGAAGACCGGATACTCAAGTCAATCGACAGATCCGCTACCGCAGCACAAGTCATCCTTGGATGA